The Oligoflexia bacterium genome segment TTGGCTTGCGCCGGTGGAGGTGGTGGGGTTCCTTGTCCACGATCAGGCGTTGGCTTACCTGCAGTTGCAACTCTGCGAATAATTTTTACTTGAGGTTTATCAAATTTTGCCCAGGCTGTTCTAATTAATTTTATTTTTGTCGAAAGATTATCGCCAGTGCGACCCTCAATGTTGACATTTACAACATCACCAAGAACCCTTAAATTATTCTGACTGAATAAATATGACCCCTGGCCTTCTTTTCTCCAGAGCGATCCAGAATTTTCTTCTAGTGATTGTTCATCTGAAAAATTTTCTTTTGTAACACGTTTGTACTTACGCTCTTTACCCGTCATGACATTTGGCTGTGATGCAAAACTAGGTGATTGTGGCCCTGGTGGCTTAGCCGGTGCACTCGAAGTTCCGCCACCAACAAGGTTCTTCCATTTTCGACCAAGACTTGCACACCCCACAAGATTTACAAGTAGGGCTGACAAAATAAGAATGGAGAAAATATTTTTAATAGTTAACACGCACCACACCCCTAGCTGTAATCACACCACTTAAAATTTTATTTGTGTTTTGGCTCTTCACCTTGACGATGTCACCGATATAACCATTTTGTTGTGAAAACCCTTTTGTAGAAACCGAGAAGGCATCACCACCAGCTACAACTTCTATTTCTTGACCAAACTTTACTGCTGTCTCACGAGCTAAATGCGATCTAGTAACAAGCACCCCTGGCTGTAATGAATGGCGTGTTGTTGCCGTGGGTAAATCTGCAACTTGCGCAGGTATTTCATTTAAAAAAGTAACATCTTCTTTTTGCCATTTAACATCGGCATCAGAAAGATGACTATTAGCTTCAATGCGACGAAGAGTTTTTGCAACGGGCGCAAAATACGCCACCTTGGCATTGATCCAATGTCTTTTGATCACTTGCCCATGCTTTGAAATAACAACCTCAAAACTTGCCGCACCTTTTGGTCGCGTGAGTGGAGGAACTACCTGGACGCTGCCGTCGGGGGGAATGTTGAGCCCTGCAGTTTGCAACTGGATATCCGTTAATTTAGCTTCCCACGAAGGATCCGGCAACGTCCGTAACTTTAACATTTCCTCAATTTGTGAACGTAAAGCATCGCGAGTGATAAAATCCACCGCACGCCGAATAATAATTCTATCCGGAAGCTTAAGTTGCACACCTTGAAGAACACGATTGAATGGTCTCAATCGTTTACTGATCTCAGCTGCGGTCCATTCCACAACTTTTCCAGCTTTTGGGCCTTCACCTAAGTTAAGCGCGCGCAATGCCTTATCATCGTCGATGTTTGTCGTCACAATATCGGCGATGGCGCCAAGTTCCACATTGCTTAATGCAATTTGCGCTTCATTGCGCACGTGAACTTGGTTTTGCGAAGCATGCACTCGCTCACCCAGTAAAAACAAAACTACAAATGTTAAAAACAACCTAGACAACACTTCTCTTACCTCAAATTATTTGAGTTTTGCAGCATTTGGTCGGCAGCTTGAATTACTTTACTGTTCGACTCATAACTTCTCTGCGTTTGAATCATGTTAACCATTTCATCTACAATATTTACGTTTGATGTTTCTAATTGGCCTTGAGCAACCGTACCCAAATTATTCTCACCCGGGTTACCCTGAAGTGGGGCGCCACTTGCACCGGTGGGCATATAAAGATTTTTACCCAATGATTTCAAGCCCGCAGGATTCACAAAATTCACCAATTGAATTTGCCCTACTTGTTGGGGTGCTGTGCTGCCAGCTTGTGCGACACTGACTTCCCCTAAATCAGAAATATTTATTCCTGAAGCATCTGGGGGTATAACAATTTCAGGAACTAATGGATTACCATTTTTATCAACAATTCTTCCGCCTGTGTCTTTGTGAAATGTTCCATCACGAGTGTACCCAATTTGCCCGTTAGCCATTTGAATCGGGAAAAAACCATTTCCTTCAATTTGAATATCAAGAGGGTTACGTGTGATTTTTGCCGAGCCTTCATCAAATATTTTTTGAGTTGCTCCAGTTTTTACACCCAGACCTGTTTGCACACCTGAAGGGTGAACAGTGCCTGCTGAAAGTTGAGCCCCCGGTTCTTTGATTGTTTGATAGAGAAGATCTTCAAACTCGGCTCGTGATTTTTTAAACCCAATTGTACTGACGTTAGCCATGTTGTTGGCTGTCACATCTAATTGTGTTTGTTGAGCCTGCATTCCAGTAGCCGCGGTATTAAGTGCTTTTAACATTTAATCACCTCATTATTTGGGAACTTCATTGATAAGCTTCCCATCCATTTCGTCATAGGCTTTAATCACACGCTGTGCGCTTTCAAAATTTCTTGAAGTTTGAATCATGTCAGTCATTTCTTTAACAATGTTCACGTTAGAGGTTTCAACAAAACCTTGATGCACTTCGGTTGAAGAATTAAGCACTCGAGGAATCGTCGTATCAGTAATGGAGTAAAGTGAGTGACCCATCTTTTTTAGAT includes the following:
- a CDS encoding flagellar basal body L-ring protein FlgH yields the protein MLTIKNIFSILILSALLVNLVGCASLGRKWKNLVGGGTSSAPAKPPGPQSPSFASQPNVMTGKERKYKRVTKENFSDEQSLEENSGSLWRKEGQGSYLFSQNNLRVLGDVVNVNIEGRTGDNLSTKIKLIRTAWAKFDKPQVKIIRRVATAGKPTPDRGQGTPPPPPAQANDANNTDENKDNDKNSADNTKEKDDAKFDQVPCRIVEKNSDGSYRVKGQQTVLIGRREYKIIVTGNLRADDITADNISSTKIIDGKFDLIASSKDARNDIIR
- the flgA gene encoding flagellar basal body P-ring formation chaperone FlgA; translated protein: MSRLFLTFVVLFLLGERVHASQNQVHVRNEAQIALSNVELGAIADIVTTNIDDDKALRALNLGEGPKAGKVVEWTAAEISKRLRPFNRVLQGVQLKLPDRIIIRRAVDFITRDALRSQIEEMLKLRTLPDPSWEAKLTDIQLQTAGLNIPPDGSVQVVPPLTRPKGAASFEVVISKHGQVIKRHWINAKVAYFAPVAKTLRRIEANSHLSDADVKWQKEDVTFLNEIPAQVADLPTATTRHSLQPGVLVTRSHLARETAVKFGQEIEVVAGGDAFSVSTKGFSQQNGYIGDIVKVKSQNTNKILSGVITARGVVRVNY
- the flgG gene encoding flagellar basal-body rod protein FlgG, with amino-acid sequence MLKALNTAATGMQAQQTQLDVTANNMANVSTIGFKKSRAEFEDLLYQTIKEPGAQLSAGTVHPSGVQTGLGVKTGATQKIFDEGSAKITRNPLDIQIEGNGFFPIQMANGQIGYTRDGTFHKDTGGRIVDKNGNPLVPEIVIPPDASGINISDLGEVSVAQAGSTAPQQVGQIQLVNFVNPAGLKSLGKNLYMPTGASGAPLQGNPGENNLGTVAQGQLETSNVNIVDEMVNMIQTQRSYESNSKVIQAADQMLQNSNNLR